A region from the Aegilops tauschii subsp. strangulata cultivar AL8/78 chromosome 5, Aet v6.0, whole genome shotgun sequence genome encodes:
- the LOC109770852 gene encoding ethylene-responsive transcription factor ERF071-like, translating to MAPKKTPKGKSGFFGVRQKPSGNWGVEFSDAGRRWWIGTYPSAHEAVRAYDVAVWRAERPRSHLNFPEIETRAEAEITTKRKKTKKPSVVVSAGETDEEAMARFAREHPEYVQAELEYY from the coding sequence ATGGCGCCGAAGAAGACGCCGAAGGGCAAGTCAGGCTTCTTCGGCGTGAGGCAGAAGCCCTCCGGTAACTGGGGTGTGGAGTTCTCCGACGCCGGAAGGCGTTGGTGGATCGGCACGTACCCCTCCGCCCACGAGGCCGTGCGTGCCTACGACGTGGCGGTGTGGCGTGCCGAGAGGCCTCGGTCGCACCTCAACTTCCCAGAGATCGAGACTCGGGCGGAAGCGGAGATCacgacgaagaggaagaagacgaagaagccATCGGTTGTCGTCAGTGCTGGCGAGACCGACGAGGAGGCGATGGCGAGGTTTGCTCGGGAGCATCCGGAGTACGTCCAGGCCGAGCTGGAGTACTACTGA